The stretch of DNA CAATTGGAATCACCTCATCAAACCTACCCGGGCGGCGCAACGCCGGGTCAATCTGGTCCGGATGGTTGGTCGCTGCCAGTACAAACACGGGCCGGGATACAGGGCCTAGCCCATCCATACTGGCAAGGAGTTGGTCAATGACCCCCTGTCGCACCGGGTCAAGTGCGTGCCGCTGGCCGCCAATCGCGTCAATCTCGTCAATAAAGACGATGCTGGGCGCGTACTCTCTTGCCAGACGAAAGAGGAGGCGAATGCGTTCCTCGGTTTCGCCGTACCATTTGGACTGCAACTCCCCCNNNNNNNNNNNNNNNNNNNNNNNNNNNNNNNNNNNNNNNNNNNNNNNNNNNNNNNNNNNNNNNNNNNNNNNNNNNNACCCCGCGGAGGGCTGATTCCAAAACTGGCAAGTGCAGAAGGATCCCTGAGCCAAGCTACGACTTGCGCTAAGCGCCGCTTCGCACGATGAAGACCTACCACGGACGAAAAACGCTCGGTAGGAATCCCGGAGAAACCAATGGGTGCAGTCTGGTCGGTGNNNNNNNNNNNNNNNNNNNNNNNNNNNNNNNNNNNNNNNNNNNNNNCAAATGTCAGGGTCTTATGGGCGCGGCGCAACTGCCACAAAACCTTATGGCGGGCAGCATCACGCACGATTCCGTCCACATGCGCCAAGAATTCGTCTCGAAGCACCGAGTTTTCGCGCTCATAGTGGCATGGCACGAAGCCTCGCGCGCCCCCTTGCTTGATGGCGCGGTGAACTACCTTACTAAACTCAGCGCGAGCTTCCGGGTTCTCGCTAAAAAGCC from Thermoanaerobaculum aquaticum encodes:
- a CDS encoding AAA family ATPase yields the protein GELQSKWYGETEERIRLLFRLAREYAPSIVFIDEIDAIGGQRHALDPVRQGVIDQLLASMDGLGPVSRPVFVLAATNHPDQIDPALRRPGRFDEVIPIDLPNAEARRNFFELFLARVPISGAIDVKLLVELTP